The following proteins are co-located in the Streptomyces sp. NBC_00435 genome:
- a CDS encoding VOC family protein: MSAHIALTALVVHDYDEAIDFYTRAVGFDLVEDTARPDGSRWVVVRPQGAAESALLLALAKNDDQRSRVGDQTGGRVGFFLHTDDFAAEHARMTAEGVRFLEEPRHETYGSVAVFQDLYGNRWDLLQPA; the protein is encoded by the coding sequence ATGTCCGCACACATCGCCCTCACCGCCCTCGTGGTCCACGACTACGACGAGGCCATCGACTTCTACACCCGCGCCGTCGGCTTCGACCTCGTCGAGGACACCGCGCGCCCGGACGGCTCCCGATGGGTCGTGGTCCGCCCGCAGGGCGCCGCGGAGTCCGCCCTGCTCCTGGCCCTGGCGAAGAACGACGACCAGCGTTCCCGGGTCGGCGACCAGACGGGCGGCCGCGTCGGCTTCTTCCTCCACACCGACGACTTCGCCGCCGAGCACGCCCGGATGACGGCCGAGGGCGTGCGCTTCCTCGAGGAGCCGCGCCACGAGACGTACGGCTCGGTCGCCGTCTTCCAGGACCTCTACGGCAACCGCTGGGACCTGCTCCAGCCCGCGTAG
- a CDS encoding DUF309 domain-containing protein has product MNARDRDGEGRARSARPRDGLGRPLPYGAEGVERQPEGVVRTPAGTLAEAQRLLDAGMPFHAHEVFEDAWKSGPEAQAPLWRALAQLAVGLTHAARGNAVGGARLLRRGADALAGLHGAGGTAVPAVDLAGIVGWARALAGRVEGGAVVDAATEAPRLTG; this is encoded by the coding sequence GTGAACGCACGGGATCGGGACGGTGAGGGGCGGGCGCGCAGTGCGCGGCCCAGGGACGGGCTGGGGCGACCCCTGCCCTACGGGGCCGAGGGCGTGGAGCGGCAGCCCGAGGGGGTGGTGCGCACACCGGCCGGGACCCTCGCCGAGGCGCAGCGGCTGCTGGACGCAGGGATGCCGTTCCACGCGCACGAGGTGTTCGAGGACGCCTGGAAGTCCGGGCCCGAGGCCCAGGCGCCACTGTGGCGGGCGCTCGCGCAGCTGGCGGTCGGCCTGACGCACGCCGCGCGCGGGAACGCCGTGGGCGGAGCGCGCCTGCTGCGCCGCGGAGCCGATGCCCTGGCCGGGCTCCACGGGGCCGGGGGCACTGCCGTCCCCGCGGTGGACCTGGCCGGAATCGTTGGCTGGGCGCGGGCGCTGGCCGGGCGGGTGGAGGGCGGCGCCGTCGTCGACGCGGCGACCGAGGCGCCGCGCCTCACGGGCTGA
- a CDS encoding carboxylesterase family protein yields MDGFGCIPDAPLPANWGVRDQIFALEWVRENIAAFGGNPDDVTDDHRLLRHVPDARDRRGPDHPAPQGRPLVCERTASNLHKAWSGRQDLNLRPLGLQWPTRMICTGSSCVRRDLSCGIAHTVWSPTGPQGRLRGVLAADPSEAAKVGTSRNSPRWSVAVDSLRACRPHAEKSASFPSVGHSPTRSRWDRRKRSPSVVTPLRQARANSMARRSAGH; encoded by the coding sequence GTGGACGGTTTCGGCTGCATCCCCGACGCTCCGCTACCCGCCAATTGGGGAGTGCGCGACCAGATCTTCGCCCTGGAGTGGGTCCGGGAGAACATCGCCGCCTTCGGCGGGAACCCCGACGACGTCACCGACGACCATCGTCTCCTGCGGCATGTCCCTGATGCCCGTGATCGACGGGGACCTGATCACCCGGCGCCCCAAGGCCGTCCTCTCGTGTGTGAGAGAACGGCCTCCAACCTGCATAAAGCATGGTCGGGACGACAGGATTTGAACCTGCGACCCCTTGGCCTCCAGTGGCCCACCCGGATGATCTGCACGGGCTCAAGTTGTGTACGGAGAGATCTATCGTGTGGCATCGCGCACACCGTGTGGTCCCCAACTGGTCCCCAGGGACGCCTCAGAGGAGTACTCGCGGCAGACCCCTCCGAGGCAGCCAAGGTGGGCACGAGCCGCAACTCACCCCGATGGTCAGTGGCGGTCGATAGCCTGCGTGCGTGCCGTCCGCACGCGGAGAAGTCCGCATCGTTCCCCTCGGTAGGACATTCACCGACGAGGTCCCGCTGGGACCGACGGAAAAGATCCCCCTCAGTTGTCACACCTCTGCGTCAGGCAAGGGCAAACTCCATGGCACGCCGCAGTGCAGGACACTGA
- a CDS encoding aldo/keto reductase produces the protein MTTQTINAAASGTWTLGDRTVNRIGFGAMRLPQTGEAFAADAVPRDRDQATAVLRRAVELGVNHIDTAAFYFSPLRSANELINRALAPYPDDLVITTKVGPGRDPSGQWLPHAAPEQLRGQVEENLRQLGRDHLDVVNLRIVGTDSIAERFGALAELREAGLIRHLGLSNIHPHHLAEARTIAPVVCVQNMYGIGASPEQAELLEVCGEQRIAFVPFYSIAGNGRTAGATTDDSGEVHAVARAHGVSAAQIRLAWTLHQGPHVLAIPGTGDPDHLAQNVAAGSLRLSGEELTALDAPRREAA, from the coding sequence ATGACCACACAGACGATCAACGCGGCGGCATCGGGCACCTGGACGCTCGGAGACCGCACGGTCAACCGGATCGGTTTTGGCGCGATGCGCCTTCCGCAGACCGGCGAGGCGTTCGCGGCCGATGCCGTCCCGCGCGACCGCGACCAGGCGACAGCGGTATTGCGTCGCGCGGTCGAGCTCGGCGTCAACCACATCGACACCGCCGCGTTCTACTTCTCGCCGCTGCGCTCCGCCAACGAGCTGATCAACCGGGCGCTGGCCCCTTACCCGGACGACCTCGTCATCACCACCAAGGTCGGCCCCGGCCGCGATCCCTCGGGGCAGTGGCTACCGCACGCCGCTCCCGAGCAGCTGCGCGGCCAGGTCGAGGAGAACCTGCGCCAGCTCGGCCGCGACCACCTCGACGTAGTGAACCTGCGCATCGTCGGCACCGACTCGATCGCCGAACGCTTCGGCGCACTCGCCGAACTGCGCGAGGCCGGGCTCATCCGCCACCTGGGCCTGTCCAACATCCACCCCCATCACCTCGCCGAGGCCCGGACCATCGCACCCGTGGTCTGCGTCCAGAACATGTACGGCATCGGCGCGTCACCGGAACAGGCGGAGCTCCTGGAAGTCTGCGGTGAACAGCGCATCGCGTTCGTGCCGTTCTACTCGATCGCCGGCAACGGACGCACGGCCGGCGCGACCACCGACGACAGCGGCGAGGTGCACGCCGTCGCCCGCGCCCACGGCGTGAGCGCGGCCCAGATCCGGCTGGCCTGGACCCTGCACCAGGGCCCCCACGTCCTGGCCATCCCCGGCACCGGCGATCCCGACCACCTCGCCCAGAACGTGGCCGCCGGCTCCCTGCGCCTGTCCGGGGAGGAACTCACCGCCCTGGACGCCCCCCGTCGCGAAGCGGCATGA
- a CDS encoding ArsR/SmtB family transcription factor: MPESIGVVVLAELAFSASDLAQVRFAVSPMWEVAPSFRLLRSGTAHPLHRSWADQVRPRLIAAGLDRGWLSELIPPTGYVPDFLNPAPVGPAPAPEAEWEAIRASSADRVRQDLDHLARHQGGLGPRLRLLHADPRTRLAKVTDELEAYWELALAPYWARIRTMLDADVFYRARTVAEYGAHRLFNDLHASLIWDDNGLRMAHRKQPLTRETAGTGLLLIPTAFTGRGLRTRTTPPDPPQLAYQARGVGSLWQTRHAPRGDALAAVLGRSRTLLLTELETPASTTQLARRTGLSTAGVSQYLTALRDAGLVSAHRAGRSVLYTRTAAAETLLDAVVTARPGVP; this comes from the coding sequence ATGCCTGAATCCATTGGGGTGGTCGTCTTGGCGGAGCTGGCGTTCTCGGCGAGCGATCTGGCGCAGGTGCGGTTCGCCGTCTCGCCGATGTGGGAGGTGGCGCCCAGCTTCCGGCTGCTGCGGTCCGGCACGGCGCATCCACTCCACCGGTCCTGGGCCGACCAGGTACGCCCGCGCCTGATCGCCGCCGGGCTTGATCGCGGCTGGCTCTCGGAGCTGATCCCGCCCACCGGATACGTCCCCGACTTCCTCAACCCGGCCCCCGTCGGGCCGGCTCCCGCACCGGAGGCGGAGTGGGAGGCGATCCGGGCCTCGTCCGCCGACCGGGTGCGCCAGGACCTCGACCACTTGGCCCGTCATCAGGGCGGCCTCGGTCCTCGACTGCGGCTGCTGCACGCCGATCCGCGGACCCGCCTGGCGAAGGTCACGGACGAGCTCGAAGCGTACTGGGAGCTGGCGCTGGCCCCGTACTGGGCGCGGATCCGGACGATGCTGGACGCCGACGTCTTCTACCGGGCCCGCACGGTCGCCGAGTACGGCGCGCACCGCCTCTTCAACGACCTGCACGCCTCGCTGATCTGGGACGACAACGGGCTGCGGATGGCGCACCGCAAGCAGCCGCTGACCCGCGAGACGGCAGGCACCGGGCTGCTGCTGATCCCCACGGCCTTCACCGGCCGGGGGCTGCGCACCCGTACGACACCGCCGGATCCACCTCAGCTCGCCTATCAGGCCCGTGGTGTCGGCTCCTTGTGGCAGACGCGGCACGCTCCCCGGGGTGACGCCCTCGCCGCCGTACTCGGCCGCTCACGGACCCTGTTGCTGACCGAACTGGAGACCCCGGCCTCCACGACGCAGCTGGCCCGGCGCACCGGGCTCTCCACCGCCGGGGTCTCCCAGTACCTCACCGCGCTGCGCGACGCGGGCCTCGTCAGCGCCCACCGCGCCGGCCGCTCCGTCCTCTACACCCGCACCGCCGCGGCCGAGACCCTCCTCGATGCCGTGGTCACCGCACGTCCCGGAGTGCCGTAG
- a CDS encoding phosphocholine-specific phospholipase C: protein MAELNRRRFLQLAGGTTALTMLGESIARAAAIPAQGTTGSIADVQHIVVLMQENRSFDHYFGALRGVRGFGDPRPVTLPSGKSVWHQSDGTKETLPFRPPSEDLGMEFLQGLNHDWAGGQSAFNQGRYDNWVPAKTPATMAHLTRQDIPFHYALADAFTVCDAYHCSFIGSTDPNRYYLWSGHTGNDGKGGGPVLNNAEAGYGWTTYPERLEAAGISWKVYQDIGDGLDAAGSWGWINDAYRGNYGDNSLLYFDNYRGARPGDPLYDKARTGTDAKAGEGYFDRLRADVAAGTLPQVSWIAAPEAFSEHSNWPSNYGAWYIAQVLDALTSNPDVWARTALFITYDENDGFFDHVVPPYAPASAAQGLSTTPTSLDVFPGAAGYVAGPYGLGPRVPMLVVSPWSTGGYSCSETFDHTSVIRFMEKRFGVREPNISPWRRAVCGDLTSAFDFARKDPAAAPLPDTGAWYPPDRERHPDFRATPPAKGAVPRQEKGLRQTRALKYAPYVDGSALVGQGAFRLTFSGGPALGAQFYVTSGNRTDAPWTYTTEAGKSIADTWNTRYSAGSTDLTVHGPNGFLRGFRNPGSTPGPEVTARHNAATGNLDLTLTNAGGATAALTLTNAYGGGPKRLTVARGATVTYSVPLKNTRRWYDVTVTASGTPGFLRRFAGKVETGAAGLSDPAILTDQSS, encoded by the coding sequence ATGGCAGAACTCAACCGCCGCCGCTTCCTGCAGCTCGCCGGTGGCACCACCGCCCTCACGATGCTGGGCGAGAGCATCGCGCGCGCCGCCGCCATCCCCGCCCAGGGGACCACCGGCTCCATCGCCGACGTGCAGCACATCGTGGTGCTCATGCAGGAGAACCGTTCCTTCGATCACTACTTCGGTGCGCTGCGCGGCGTCCGCGGGTTCGGCGACCCGCGCCCGGTGACCCTGCCCAGCGGCAAGTCCGTCTGGCACCAGTCCGACGGCACGAAGGAGACGCTGCCCTTCCGGCCGCCCTCCGAGGACCTCGGCATGGAGTTCCTCCAGGGCCTCAACCACGACTGGGCGGGCGGCCAGAGCGCCTTCAACCAGGGCAGGTACGACAACTGGGTGCCCGCCAAGACGCCCGCGACCATGGCCCATCTGACACGCCAGGACATCCCCTTCCACTACGCCCTGGCCGACGCGTTCACCGTCTGCGACGCCTACCACTGCTCGTTCATCGGCTCCACCGACCCCAACCGCTACTACCTCTGGTCGGGCCACACCGGCAACGACGGCAAGGGCGGCGGCCCGGTCCTCAACAACGCCGAGGCCGGCTACGGATGGACCACCTACCCCGAGCGCCTGGAGGCCGCCGGGATCTCCTGGAAGGTCTACCAGGACATCGGCGACGGCCTCGACGCCGCCGGCTCCTGGGGCTGGATCAACGACGCCTACCGCGGCAACTACGGCGACAACTCCCTCCTCTACTTCGACAACTACCGCGGCGCACGGCCCGGCGACCCGCTGTACGACAAGGCCCGCACCGGTACGGACGCCAAGGCGGGCGAGGGGTACTTCGACCGGCTGCGCGCCGACGTCGCCGCCGGCACGCTGCCCCAGGTCTCCTGGATAGCCGCCCCCGAGGCGTTCAGCGAGCACTCCAACTGGCCCTCGAACTACGGCGCCTGGTACATCGCGCAGGTGCTGGACGCCCTCACCTCCAACCCCGACGTGTGGGCCCGTACCGCTCTGTTCATCACCTACGACGAGAACGACGGCTTCTTCGACCACGTCGTCCCGCCCTACGCCCCCGCCAGTGCCGCGCAGGGTCTGTCGACCACGCCCACCTCCCTGGACGTCTTCCCCGGCGCCGCCGGATACGTCGCGGGGCCGTACGGACTGGGCCCGCGCGTACCGATGCTCGTGGTCTCCCCGTGGAGCACCGGCGGCTACTCCTGCTCCGAGACCTTCGACCACACCTCGGTCATCCGCTTCATGGAGAAGCGGTTCGGCGTGCGGGAGCCCAACATCTCGCCCTGGCGCCGTGCCGTCTGCGGAGACCTCACCTCCGCCTTCGACTTCGCCCGCAAGGACCCCGCCGCGGCCCCGCTGCCCGACACCGGCGCCTGGTACCCGCCGGACCGCGAGCGGCACCCCGACTTCCGGGCCACCCCGCCGGCCAAGGGCGCCGTGCCGCGCCAGGAGAAGGGCCTGCGCCAGACCCGTGCGCTGAAGTACGCCCCGTACGTGGACGGTTCGGCGCTGGTCGGGCAAGGCGCCTTTCGGCTGACGTTCAGCGGCGGCCCGGCCCTGGGCGCGCAGTTCTACGTCACCTCCGGCAACCGCACCGACGCCCCCTGGACGTACACCACCGAAGCCGGCAAGTCGATCGCGGACACCTGGAACACCCGCTACTCGGCCGGGTCCACCGACCTGACCGTGCACGGCCCCAACGGCTTCCTGCGCGGCTTCCGCAACCCCGGCAGCACGCCCGGCCCCGAGGTCACCGCACGGCACAACGCCGCCACCGGGAACCTGGACCTCACCCTCACCAATGCCGGAGGGGCCACCGCCGCGCTGACGCTCACCAACGCCTACGGCGGCGGACCGAAGCGCCTCACCGTCGCCAGGGGCGCGACCGTGACGTACAGCGTCCCGCTGAAGAACACGCGGCGCTGGTACGACGTGACGGTCACCGCGTCCGGGACACCGGGCTTCCTGCGGCGCTTCGCCGGCAAGGTCGAGACGGGCGCGGCCGGCCTGTCGGACCCGGCGATCCTGACGGACCAGTCCTCCTGA
- a CDS encoding ABC transporter ATP-binding protein yields the protein MGSPESHGSSSNGSPPRRSPVLLALRYYGRELVRLKRLTVPAMLLPALGNIGIHYIAPLVVAKLVGRIAAGNAGGGAIAWTMPYVLAFAGVLLLAEAAWRIGLHCLNRLDARGIEQLYVTGMDELFAKDAAFFHDNFAGSLTKRVLSFASRFEEFVDTLTFSVMGSFVPLVFASVVLWQYDPLLVVGLLTMIAVTGLCVAPLIRRRQALVAQREEAIARVSGHVADSLMNMDTVRAFAAESREAAEHRSRVAESRRLTLRSWDYGNLRIDTLVAPMSVLTNVLGLMLAIVLGGGAHGVEAVIVAFTYYANATRIMFEFNQIYRRLESSMTEAAQFTELLLTPPTVLDPVEPEPLRSQAADVRFERVTFAHAGAAALFDGLDLAVPSGSKIGLVGRSGGGKTTLTRLLLRMTDIGAGRILIGGQDISRLCQADLRSLIAYVPQDPAMFHRTLRDNIAFARPDATDAEIRRAAEAAHVTEFADALEEGFDTMVGERGVKLSGGQRQRVALARAILRDAPILLLDEATSALDSESEILVQDALWRLMAGRTALVVAHRLSTVATMDQLVVLDRGHIVEQGTHRELLAAEGAYAKLWQHQSGGFFDDTTAGADLR from the coding sequence ATGGGATCGCCCGAATCGCACGGAAGTTCCTCGAATGGAAGTCCGCCGCGCAGGAGTCCGGTACTCCTCGCGCTTCGTTACTACGGACGGGAGCTGGTCCGCCTCAAGCGGCTGACGGTGCCCGCGATGCTGCTCCCGGCGCTGGGCAACATCGGCATCCACTACATCGCGCCACTGGTCGTCGCGAAGCTCGTCGGCCGGATCGCCGCGGGGAACGCGGGCGGCGGCGCCATCGCCTGGACGATGCCCTACGTCCTCGCCTTCGCCGGGGTGCTGCTGCTCGCGGAGGCGGCGTGGCGCATCGGGCTGCACTGCCTGAACCGCCTCGACGCCCGCGGCATCGAGCAGCTGTACGTGACCGGCATGGACGAGCTGTTCGCCAAGGACGCCGCGTTCTTCCACGACAACTTCGCCGGATCGCTGACGAAGCGGGTCCTGAGCTTCGCCTCCCGCTTCGAGGAGTTCGTCGACACGCTGACGTTCTCGGTCATGGGCAGCTTCGTGCCCCTGGTGTTCGCGTCGGTGGTGCTGTGGCAGTACGACCCCCTGCTCGTCGTGGGGCTCCTGACGATGATCGCGGTCACGGGGCTGTGCGTGGCACCGCTGATCCGTCGCCGCCAGGCGCTCGTGGCCCAGCGGGAGGAGGCGATCGCCAGGGTGTCGGGGCACGTGGCGGACAGCCTGATGAACATGGACACGGTCCGGGCGTTCGCCGCCGAGTCGCGCGAGGCCGCCGAGCACCGGTCCCGCGTCGCGGAGTCGCGCCGGCTCACGCTGCGCTCGTGGGACTACGGCAACCTGCGCATCGACACGCTGGTCGCGCCGATGTCCGTACTGACCAATGTGCTGGGTCTGATGCTCGCCATCGTGCTCGGCGGCGGCGCGCACGGCGTGGAGGCGGTCATCGTGGCCTTCACCTACTACGCCAACGCGACGCGGATCATGTTCGAGTTCAACCAGATCTACCGCCGCCTGGAGAGCTCGATGACGGAGGCAGCGCAGTTCACCGAACTGCTGCTGACCCCGCCGACCGTGCTCGACCCGGTCGAGCCGGAGCCGCTGCGCTCGCAGGCCGCCGATGTGCGCTTCGAGCGGGTGACCTTCGCCCACGCGGGAGCGGCGGCGCTCTTCGACGGCCTGGACCTGGCCGTGCCCAGCGGATCGAAGATCGGCCTCGTCGGCCGGTCGGGTGGCGGCAAGACCACGCTCACCCGGCTGCTGCTGCGGATGACGGACATCGGCGCAGGCCGCATCCTGATCGGCGGGCAGGACATCAGCAGGCTCTGCCAGGCCGACCTGCGCAGCCTGATCGCCTACGTTCCCCAGGACCCGGCGATGTTCCACCGCACGCTGCGGGACAACATCGCGTTCGCCCGCCCCGACGCCACCGACGCCGAGATCCGCCGTGCCGCCGAGGCGGCGCACGTCACGGAGTTCGCCGACGCCCTCGAGGAGGGCTTCGACACCATGGTGGGCGAGCGCGGGGTGAAGCTGTCCGGCGGACAGCGCCAGCGGGTCGCCCTCGCCCGGGCGATCCTGCGCGACGCACCGATCCTGCTGCTCGACGAGGCGACCAGCGCCCTGGACTCCGAGAGCGAGATCCTGGTCCAGGACGCGCTGTGGCGGCTCATGGCCGGCCGGACGGCGCTGGTGGTGGCACACCGTCTCAGTACGGTCGCCACCATGGACCAGCTCGTCGTCCTCGACCGCGGGCACATCGTCGAGCAGGGCACGCACCGGGAACTGCTGGCCGCGGAAGGCGCCTACGCCAAGCTGTGGCAGCACCAGTCGGGCGGCTTCTTCGACGACACCACCGCGGGGGCCGACCTGCGTTGA
- a CDS encoding AfsR/SARP family transcriptional regulator, producing MNPIGFGLVHISLLPDFVCRTDQRVADLSDIQQRLVAALVLSDRPMRRGDLAARLWPDVPPDRAATRLRQTLWRLNQATAGGLLHASHTTVSLADHVEVDYRAAARLISTVSGAGPQAVSDDQLPHAWSVLRHPLLYGWDHDWLAPFQEKWELQRVQTLEHLAEKFLQRRQHSAVLELADAAAQADPLREGPRRIAVQSCLWVGEVADAHRRYRRYRELLFSELGVAPSGAIPRLLRQDRERQLAMTAEY from the coding sequence ATGAATCCCATCGGCTTCGGTCTCGTGCACATATCGCTCCTGCCAGACTTCGTCTGCCGCACGGATCAGAGGGTCGCCGACCTCAGCGACATCCAGCAGCGACTCGTGGCGGCCCTGGTGCTCAGCGACCGCCCGATGCGCCGCGGAGACCTCGCCGCGCGGCTCTGGCCGGACGTCCCGCCGGACCGTGCCGCGACGCGATTACGCCAGACGCTGTGGCGCCTGAACCAGGCGACGGCCGGCGGGCTGTTGCACGCCTCGCACACCACCGTGTCCCTCGCCGACCACGTCGAGGTGGACTACCGGGCGGCGGCGAGGCTGATTTCGACCGTGTCCGGGGCGGGTCCGCAGGCCGTGAGCGACGACCAGCTGCCGCACGCGTGGAGCGTGCTGCGCCACCCCCTGCTGTACGGCTGGGACCACGACTGGCTCGCGCCGTTCCAGGAGAAGTGGGAACTGCAGCGCGTCCAGACGCTGGAGCACCTCGCCGAGAAGTTCCTGCAACGGCGCCAGCACTCCGCGGTCCTCGAACTGGCCGACGCGGCGGCCCAGGCCGACCCGCTGCGGGAGGGGCCCCGGCGCATAGCCGTCCAGTCGTGCCTCTGGGTCGGCGAGGTGGCCGACGCGCACCGCCGGTACCGCCGTTACCGGGAGCTGCTGTTCTCGGAGCTGGGCGTGGCCCCGAGCGGCGCCATCCCGCGGCTGCTGAGACAGGACCGCGAGCGCCAGCTCGCCATGACGGCGGAGTACTGA
- a CDS encoding StsA-related sactipeptide RiPP has protein sequence MTFNALESLRAAGVLGGTMAPALEEFYASLTPEETKVLISTKTRLAAILPDVVAHSQDWSSPEATKEGFDAAMLCACGLWSGSGQAEN, from the coding sequence ATGACCTTCAACGCACTGGAGTCCCTGCGTGCCGCCGGCGTTCTCGGCGGCACGATGGCGCCCGCCCTCGAAGAGTTCTACGCCAGCCTGACCCCCGAGGAGACCAAGGTCCTCATCTCGACCAAGACTCGCCTTGCGGCGATCCTCCCCGACGTGGTCGCGCACTCCCAGGACTGGTCCTCGCCCGAGGCCACCAAGGAGGGCTTCGACGCCGCGATGCTCTGTGCCTGCGGCCTCTGGTCGGGCTCCGGCCAGGCCGAGAACTGA
- the stsB gene encoding StsB family radical SAM/SPASM domain sactipeptide maturase, with amino-acid sequence MRGNLVRNLSLFEVPNDLTYFVHDEDHLVVNPEVAARCVLSGREFRVLQALAAAQARGEQPALEADAETERVLAKLILNWIVYFNGNRPQVRLGEPPLRIAYYAITDGCNLRCPYCYASSEKCLPGELDTAESLDLVSQIAEFGSETIVFTGGEPMLRKDLFQIVEHANRAGLKSNVITNATMIRTEATANRFAELFNMVTVSLDGGTAETHDRTRGKGAFAKTRKAIQLLNAAGVKPAINHIVTSENVEELEDFASFLDGIEIHSVRLMNHNDLGRGAGDDYDFGWQDHLRVQELVWTSPVAGKFKPDGPRPVTPCSVKGNCGMGGNEIYVNSLGDMYPCKLVTGKGEYAGNIRKQRLSEIFASPVLSSMRKSTVYGGEFHSDCEKCYIKANCGGGCRAAHMSESGDLRRNSRHLCRILRHGITTQLWTETGVTRAELAAGGVDMTVPRMVATGEVHVAHEQWKTWTRTPEPAIKVGELIPIMPVNRRLGDVPAHQ; translated from the coding sequence ATGCGCGGGAATCTGGTCCGGAACCTGTCGTTGTTCGAGGTGCCGAACGACCTGACCTACTTTGTGCACGACGAGGACCACCTCGTCGTCAACCCGGAAGTGGCCGCCCGGTGCGTCCTGTCCGGACGTGAGTTCCGGGTCCTGCAGGCCCTGGCGGCCGCACAGGCCCGGGGGGAGCAGCCGGCCCTGGAGGCGGACGCGGAGACGGAGCGCGTCCTGGCCAAGCTCATCCTGAACTGGATCGTGTACTTCAACGGCAACAGGCCCCAGGTCAGGCTCGGTGAACCGCCCCTGCGCATCGCGTACTACGCCATCACCGACGGCTGCAACCTGCGCTGCCCCTACTGCTACGCCTCGTCCGAGAAGTGCCTTCCGGGCGAGCTCGACACCGCCGAGTCGCTGGACCTCGTGTCGCAGATCGCCGAGTTCGGCAGTGAGACGATCGTCTTCACCGGTGGCGAACCGATGCTGCGCAAGGACCTGTTCCAGATCGTCGAGCACGCCAACCGTGCCGGCCTGAAGTCCAACGTCATCACCAACGCGACGATGATCCGGACCGAGGCGACGGCGAATCGGTTCGCCGAGCTGTTCAACATGGTCACGGTGAGCCTCGACGGCGGCACGGCCGAGACCCACGACCGCACCCGCGGCAAGGGTGCGTTCGCCAAGACGCGCAAGGCGATCCAGCTGCTGAACGCGGCCGGTGTGAAGCCCGCCATCAACCACATCGTCACCAGCGAGAACGTCGAGGAACTGGAGGACTTCGCGTCCTTCCTCGACGGGATCGAGATCCACAGCGTCCGCCTGATGAACCACAACGACCTGGGCCGGGGCGCCGGAGACGACTACGACTTCGGATGGCAGGACCACCTGAGGGTGCAGGAGCTCGTCTGGACCTCGCCGGTCGCCGGCAAGTTCAAGCCGGACGGGCCGAGGCCGGTGACCCCGTGCTCGGTCAAGGGCAACTGCGGCATGGGCGGCAACGAGATCTACGTCAACTCACTCGGTGACATGTACCCGTGCAAGCTCGTCACGGGCAAGGGCGAGTACGCCGGCAACATCAGGAAGCAGCGGCTGTCCGAGATCTTCGCCAGCCCGGTGCTGAGCTCGATGCGCAAGAGCACCGTGTACGGCGGGGAGTTCCACTCCGACTGCGAGAAGTGCTACATCAAGGCCAACTGCGGCGGCGGCTGCCGGGCCGCGCACATGTCGGAGTCCGGGGACCTGCGGCGCAACAGCCGTCACCTGTGCCGGATCCTGCGCCACGGCATCACCACCCAGCTGTGGACCGAGACCGGGGTGACCCGCGCGGAACTGGCCGCCGGCGGCGTCGACATGACCGTACCCCGGATGGTCGCCACCGGCGAGGTGCACGTGGCGCACGAGCAGTGGAAGACGTGGACCCGCACGCCCGAACCCGCGATCAAGGTCGGTGAACTGATTCCCATCATGCCGGTGAACAGGAGGCTGGGCGATGTCCCTGCACATCAGTGA
- a CDS encoding PqqD family protein: MSLHISDAVIWQETPDGISLYHSESGDFRTLNATAAQIWALVESDGDRETVINNLSLLFAGHNAVLTARIRAEVDAFISSMVEADLLQETEYPRP; the protein is encoded by the coding sequence ATGTCCCTGCACATCAGTGACGCGGTCATCTGGCAGGAGACCCCGGACGGCATCTCGCTCTACCACAGCGAGTCCGGGGACTTCCGCACCCTGAACGCGACCGCCGCCCAGATCTGGGCGCTCGTGGAGAGCGACGGGGACCGGGAGACGGTCATCAACAACCTGTCCCTCCTCTTCGCGGGTCACAACGCCGTACTGACGGCCCGCATCCGCGCGGAAGTGGACGCGTTCATCAGCTCCATGGTCGAGGCCGATCTGCTCCAGGAGACGGAATACCCGCGCCCATGA